CTTGCCGGGCTTATTCGCTATGGCGCGTCACCACGAGCCACCATTAATCTGACTCTTGCAGCACGCGCTCATGCTTTTATGGAGGGCCGCGCCTTTGTGACGCCAATTGACGTGCGTAGTATCGCATTTGATGTGCTGAGTCATCGTATCTTGAGGACCTATGAAGCGGATGCAGAAGGAATCACGTCGTCTCAGATTGTTGAATGGATTCTTGAAAAAGTGCCAGTGCCATGATTCCTCGCGAGTATTTAACAAGAATTCGACAGATTGAACTGAAGACGAATCGGTTAGCTGAAGAAATGTTGGCTGGCACCTACCGTTCCATGTTCAAGGGACGCGGTATCGATTTCGAAGAAGTTCGTGAATATCAACATGGCGATGAAGTGCGTGCCATCGATTGGAATGTTACTGCACGCACAGGAGTTCCTCATATTCGCCGTTACTGCGATGAGCGTGAGCTTTCTTTAGTTTTAGTACTGGATATCAGTGCTTCTGGGCAATTCGGTTCAGGGGCTCAGAGTAAGCGCGAACTTGCCGCTGAAATTGCATCAGTACTGGCATTCAGTGCATTGAAGAATAACGATAAAATTGCTTTAGTTCTCTGTACAGATGAAGTGGAGCATTTTATTCCTCCGGGCAAAGGTCGCATGCATGTGTTCCGGCTCATAAGGGAAATTCTATTCTTTAAGCCCAAGAATAAGAAGACTTCTTTGAAAGCAGGCCTGGATTATGTAAATACAGTTTTTTCACGTCGCAGTGTGGTTTTTGTTATTTCCGATTTCCTCGATGGTTCGTATGAAAATTCTCTGAAAATGTGTGGTATTCGCCACGATACGATTTCAATTGTGATATATGATCGGCATGAGCGCAGGCTTCCAAATGCTGGGTGGGTTCATCTCGAAGACTCGGAGACCGGAGAGTTGGTTGATATTAACACCAGCGACCCCAAGG
The Rubellicoccus peritrichatus DNA segment above includes these coding regions:
- a CDS encoding DUF58 domain-containing protein, which translates into the protein MIPREYLTRIRQIELKTNRLAEEMLAGTYRSMFKGRGIDFEEVREYQHGDEVRAIDWNVTARTGVPHIRRYCDERELSLVLVLDISASGQFGSGAQSKRELAAEIASVLAFSALKNNDKIALVLCTDEVEHFIPPGKGRMHVFRLIREILFFKPKNKKTSLKAGLDYVNTVFSRRSVVFVISDFLDGSYENSLKMCGIRHDTISIVIYDRHERRLPNAGWVHLEDSETGELVDINTSDPKVRQAFKRSVEIKLEEQKQRLLRSQADYVEIEAGSHYHVTLRAFFDRRLAKR